The genomic DNA AACGCGGCTCGACGACGGCGGTCGCTGCCCGCCCCGGCGGGTTCTACTCGAAGGACGACTTCCGCGAGATCGTGCGATACGCCGCATCGCGCCACATGGTCGTCGTGCCGGAGATCGACCTGCCCGGGCACACCCACGCGATCGGCCTCGCCTATCCCGACCTCGTCGAGATGCCGGTCATGAACGCTGGCCTCCTCACACAGGCGCAGTCGCTCGGCGAGGCCCTCCCGGTCGCCGGGGAGCCATATCGCGGCACCGGCGTAGGGCACTCGTCCGTGAAAGTGCACGACGATGCGACGTGGGATCTCCTGCGCGATGTGCTCACCGAGCTCGCCGAGCTCACACCAGGACCGTTCCTCCACATCGGCGGCGATGAGTGCCTCGGTACCGCTCAGGCAGACTTCGATGCGTTCATCGCACGCGTCACCGCACTGACCACCGAACTCGGCAAGACCCCGATCGCGTGGCACGAGGCGGGCTCCGCGCAGGTCGCAGAGGGAACGATCGGGCAGTACTGGGGCAGCACCACCCCGGCCGGAGCGCACGCCGATCACGCGCGCCGCTTCGCCGGGGGCGGCGGGTCGGTGATCATGTCGCCGTCGAACACCGCGTATCTCGACCAGAAGTACGACGCCGCTTTCCCGCTCGGCCTCGAATGGGCTGCGCTGATCGATCTGCAGACGGCGTACGAGTGGGAGCCGACAACCATCGTCGACGCACTGCCCGCCGAGGCGATCCTCGGCGTCGAGGGTCCGCTGTGGTCCGAGACCATCGAGACGCTGGATGACATCGACCAGCTGATCTTCCCGCGCGTCGCGGCGATCGCAGAAGTCGCGTGGTCGCCGGTCGAGAAACGCGAGTGGACGTCGTTCCGAGACCGCGTCGGACTTCTCGGAGCCGTGTGGGATGCCGCAGGATGGGGTGGCCACCGTCCCACCGAGATCGCCTGGAGCACCCGATGACCACGACGCTGATCCACTCCGTCCGCCTGATCACCGACGGCACCGAGACCCCTGACGCCTGGGTGAGGTTCGAAGACGGCCGCGTGGCGGCGACCGGCATCGGCGCCGATTGGACGGACGCCGACACCGTGATCGACGCGATCGCCGTCGCGGGTGCGGGAGCCATCCTCACACCGGGGTTCATCGACATCCACGGTCACGGCGGCGCAGGGGCATCGTTCGACGACGGCGTCGACGCCATCCGCACCGCGCGCGAATTGCACCGCTCCCACGGCACGACGCGTGCGGTCATCTCGCTCGTGACCGCTCCGCTCGACGATCTCGCGCGTCGCGTCGGCGAGATCGCCGAGCTCGTGACGACGGATGCCGACATCCTCGGCTCGCACCTGGAGGGTCCGTTCCTCGACCCCGGCCATCACGGCGCCCACGAGCCTTCGCTGCTGCGCGAGCCGGCAGCGGCCGATGTGCAGCGCCTGCTCGAGGCGGGCCGTGGCACAGTGCGCCAGGTGACGATCGCGCCGGAGCTTCCCGGAGGCCTCGAGGCGATACGCATCATCGTGGCGGCCGGCTCCGCAGCGGCCGTCGGCCACACCGACGCGGATGCCGCGACCGCCGTCGCCGCGTTCGAGGCCGGGGCGACGATCCTCACGCATGCGTTCAACGCGATGCCGGGCATCCATCACCGTGCACCGGGTCCGGTGCTCGCCGCAGCGGCCGACCACCGTGTCGTGCTCGAAGCCATCGCCGACAACGTGCACCTCGACCCGCACGTGCTCAAGCTG from Microbacterium profundi includes the following:
- a CDS encoding beta-N-acetylhexosaminidase, whose translation is MVLPLVPLPSSVTESPGTLPLTATTRIVVENEADAAASVLADVIAERTGRRPAAVAGAGHDAIGPGDIVVRRTAREGEHYSLRIGDTVHLEGSDAGLFYAAQTLRQLLTSDGEVWTLPRVEIDDAPRFEYRGVMLDVARTFFDVDTVKAFIDRAASLKFNRLHLHLTDDQGWRLQIDSRPLLTERGSTTAVAARPGGFYSKDDFREIVRYAASRHMVVVPEIDLPGHTHAIGLAYPDLVEMPVMNAGLLTQAQSLGEALPVAGEPYRGTGVGHSSVKVHDDATWDLLRDVLTELAELTPGPFLHIGGDECLGTAQADFDAFIARVTALTTELGKTPIAWHEAGSAQVAEGTIGQYWGSTTPAGAHADHARRFAGGGGSVIMSPSNTAYLDQKYDAAFPLGLEWAALIDLQTAYEWEPTTIVDALPAEAILGVEGPLWSETIETLDDIDQLIFPRVAAIAEVAWSPVEKREWTSFRDRVGLLGAVWDAAGWGGHRPTEIAWSTR
- the nagA gene encoding N-acetylglucosamine-6-phosphate deacetylase; this translates as MTTTLIHSVRLITDGTETPDAWVRFEDGRVAATGIGADWTDADTVIDAIAVAGAGAILTPGFIDIHGHGGAGASFDDGVDAIRTARELHRSHGTTRAVISLVTAPLDDLARRVGEIAELVTTDADILGSHLEGPFLDPGHHGAHEPSLLREPAAADVQRLLEAGRGTVRQVTIAPELPGGLEAIRIIVAAGSAAAVGHTDADAATAVAAFEAGATILTHAFNAMPGIHHRAPGPVLAAAADHRVVLEAIADNVHLDPHVLKLLFDAAPGSVALVTDAMAAAGSADGGYDLGAVKVTVADGIARADDTGSIAGSTLTQDVALRRAVEAGVSLAEAVRALTQTPAAAIGLDAQLGQLTPGRIGDAVLLNARLQVKHVQTGAALV